A region of Paractinoplanes abujensis DNA encodes the following proteins:
- a CDS encoding P-II family nitrogen regulator → MKLVTAVIKPYQLDAVKEALHALGVTGLTVSEVQGYGRQKGHTEVYRGAEYTVEFLPKIKVEVVTDEIDVDKIVDAVVTAAKTGKIGDGKVWVTSVDDVIRVRTGERGLDAL, encoded by the coding sequence ATGAAGCTGGTGACCGCGGTCATCAAGCCGTACCAGCTCGACGCGGTGAAGGAGGCCCTGCACGCACTCGGCGTGACCGGCCTGACCGTGAGCGAGGTACAAGGCTACGGCCGGCAGAAGGGCCACACCGAGGTGTACCGCGGCGCGGAATACACGGTGGAGTTCCTGCCCAAGATCAAGGTCGAGGTGGTGACCGACGAGATCGACGTCGACAAGATCGTCGACGCCGTCGTCACCGCGGCCAAGACCGGCAAGATCGGCGACGGCAAGGTCTGGGTCACGTCGGTCGACGACGTGATCCGGGTCCGCACCGGCGAGCGCGGCCTCGACGCGCTCTGA